The sequence below is a genomic window from bacterium.
TTTCGGGGGCTTCTCGGGGCAAACACCGTAGAGCCCAAGTGGATCGATGAAGTTCACGGGGTCCGACGTCGTGTAGGCGTACAGGTTCTTCCCGCCGGCAAAGTCAATCGGGTCCTTCGCCACGAACCGCCCCAACTCCGGCGAATAGTCGCGGTGGCCGAACCGCACGAGCCCCGTGTCCCTGTCATGCAGCCCACCCGCAAACCCAAACGGCACCGTGAGCCCCGGATTCGTGTCCGCGATGATG
It includes:
- a CDS encoding RHS repeat-associated core domain-containing protein, encoding IIADTNPGLTVPFGFAGGLHDRDTGLVRFGHRDYSPELGRFVAKDPIDFAGGKNLYAYTTSDPVNFIDPLGLYGVCPEKPPKPRDACYMHIICNGRPYRRYYNCLEPRPPIPAGCREYSGLAEPIDPRDYPGGE